TCCCAGTCTCTTATATCTATTTTTGGTTTTCTTCCATTCCAAGAAATTATATTTACTTCTTTTGACCAACCTTTAGAGCCCTCTCCGATTGTTCCTAATTTTTCTATTATATCAAATTTTATATCTGCCATAATTATCACCTTTTTTATTTTATTCTTATATTTTATATTATACTACATAGATTCTATTCTTCCAAAATTTTTTTATCTGTTCTAAT
The DNA window shown above is from Fusobacterium perfoetens and carries:
- a CDS encoding YdbC family protein codes for the protein MADIKFDIIEKLGTIGEGSKGWSKEVNIISWNGRKPKIDIRDWDENNEKMGKGLTLTKEELKTLKGLLNSLDIDELDI